From the genome of Streptomyces spinoverrucosus:
CGGACGCCGCCGGGACGGCGGTCGAGCAGGACGGCACCTGGAAGGTGTCCGTCAAGACCCTGTGCGGCCTGGTCGCGCTGAACCAGACCGGCGATGCGACGCCGCTGCCGGGCTGTTGAGGCCGCCGCCGCAGCGCTGCTGGCCCTCCTGGGCGCGGCCTGCGGCAGCCGCCTCCCGGAGAGCGACTTCGAGCACGACGGGCGCACGACCACGCCGACGGAGGCAGCCGCGCCGGTGCGGGTCGGCATCATCACCAGCGCCACCAGCCCGGTCGGCGGCGACGCCTTCACCGGCCCGCGCGACGGCGCCCGGGCCTACTTCGAACGCCTCAACGCGCGCGGGGGCATCGACGGCCGCCGCGTCGAGGTGCGGCTGTGCGACGACGGCGGCAGCGGCGTCGGCAACAACGAGTGCGTGCACCGGCTGATCGACGAGGACAAGGTCGTCGCCCTGGTCGCCACCTCCGCCCTGGACTACGCCGGCGCCTCCCGCATCTCCCACGCGCGCGTGCCCGACATCGGCGGCCAGCCCATCGGCGCCGCCTACGACACCCATCCACACCTGTACGGCATCTACGGCAGCCAGGCGCCCCGCGACGGCACGCCGGGCTGGGGCGGGCAGCTCTACGGCGGCACGGAGGTCTACCGCTACTTCAGGCGCGAGCACGGGGCCCGTACGGCCGCCGTGGTCTCGTACAACCAGGCCGCCTCCGCCGCCTACGCGCGCCTGGTGGAGCGGGGGCTGAAGGCCGAGGGGTACAAGGTCGTCAGCGAGCAGGTCGACTTCGCGCTGCCCAACTTCCGTGCGGTGGCCGCCGATCTGAAGCAGCAGGGCGCCGACCTCGTCTTCGACGC
Proteins encoded in this window:
- a CDS encoding ABC transporter substrate-binding protein is translated as MRRRCRAVEAAAAALLALLGAACGSRLPESDFEHDGRTTTPTEAAAPVRVGIITSATSPVGGDAFTGPRDGARAYFERLNARGGIDGRRVEVRLCDDGGSGVGNNECVHRLIDEDKVVALVATSALDYAGASRISHARVPDIGGQPIGAAYDTHPHLYGIYGSQAPRDGTPGWGGQLYGGTEVYRYFRREHGARTAAVVSYNQAASAAYARLVERGLKAEGYKVVSEQVDFALPNFRAVAADLKQQGADLVFDAIDTHGNARLCQAMDDVGAEVIAKVTNVQNWTSTVPEDYKDAPRCRNALWATGSSRNYEDTGHRAVREFRDATEGLPAHSQWQLEGWAAAQWFTDAARSCADTGITRACVDGFVRRGDGYTAGGLLLPVTFEPLPEPPKTRRNCLSVARWQDGEGWVTQGEMTSNCFEVPQLPYEP